One genomic segment of Paenibacillus durus includes these proteins:
- a CDS encoding tyrosine-type recombinase/integrase — protein MDEALLGYEEELEAFIIWMKDAGYTAYTQKSYLADVRQFLNSLNGKTLNTVKKLHVISFLTSMRERGVSDTTRNRKHASVSCFFKSLIELELLTGNPAAGIKKSKTEKNREPVYLDEDDIRRFLAKVDGKYKERNLAVFLLMAYMGLRVGEVHTLNLGDYHPERRMLRVFGKGRKWRNVPVPGDVAPYLDHALAERLTPWRGSREEAMFISQKGRRLSIRAIQGIASETFQRFQSGIPAVRRRSFSSHKLRHSFATMLLRKGADLRTVQELLGHSSIQTTTVYTHITDKEKEEAMSRLQLQL, from the coding sequence ATGGACGAAGCTCTGCTGGGATATGAAGAAGAACTCGAAGCCTTCATCATCTGGATGAAGGATGCAGGCTACACTGCCTATACCCAAAAATCGTATCTTGCCGATGTGCGGCAGTTCTTGAACAGTCTGAACGGGAAGACGCTGAACACTGTCAAAAAGCTGCACGTGATCTCCTTCCTTACCTCCATGCGCGAACGCGGAGTCAGCGACACGACTAGGAACCGCAAGCATGCTTCCGTCAGCTGCTTCTTCAAATCGCTGATTGAGCTTGAACTGCTGACCGGCAATCCCGCAGCGGGCATCAAAAAGTCCAAGACCGAGAAAAACCGGGAGCCGGTCTATCTGGACGAGGACGATATTCGGCGGTTTCTGGCTAAAGTGGACGGAAAATATAAAGAACGCAATCTGGCGGTCTTTTTGCTGATGGCTTATATGGGGCTGCGCGTAGGAGAGGTACATACATTGAATTTGGGAGACTATCATCCGGAGCGGCGCATGCTTCGCGTGTTCGGCAAAGGCCGGAAATGGCGCAATGTTCCCGTACCCGGGGATGTCGCTCCCTACCTGGACCATGCTCTTGCGGAACGGCTAACGCCTTGGCGCGGAAGCAGGGAAGAGGCCATGTTCATCTCGCAAAAAGGGCGCAGGCTCTCGATCCGCGCCATTCAGGGCATTGCTTCCGAGACCTTTCAGCGCTTTCAGAGCGGAATTCCGGCTGTCCGCCGGCGTTCTTTTTCCAGCCATAAATTGCGGCACTCCTTTGCCACGATGCTGCTGCGGAAGGGTGCCGATTTACGGACGGTGCAGGAACTGCTCGGACATTCCTCCATACAGACGACAACGGTGTACACCCATATCACGGACAAGGAAAAAGAAGAGGCCATGTCCCGCCTGCAGCTCCAGTTATAG
- a CDS encoding LysR family transcriptional regulator codes for MESRHLFTFLVVVEAGSFTRAAQKLDYAQSSITAQIQTLEGELGQPLFDRIGKKISLTDAGRRLLPYAQEISKMHSMAEEALRFQSGIGGSLKIGAPESLAAFRLPGIIREFRGSFPQVEMILKPGYCWELQEMIRSGELDLAFLLQPEREDRDLHIETLVHEEMALVAPVNHRLAHRSKTQPSDLKEETILHTETGCSYRLLFEQHLNAHGVYPDPKLEFWSIEAIKQCVMAGLGISFLPLVTVQKELAEGTMARLNWDDESQRVATQVAYHRKKWKSPALDAFMETVRQHAVGWQGQGVHG; via the coding sequence ATGGAATCCCGTCATCTTTTTACTTTTCTGGTGGTCGTAGAAGCAGGCAGCTTCACAAGGGCCGCCCAGAAGCTTGATTACGCCCAGTCCAGTATTACAGCGCAAATCCAGACGCTAGAGGGCGAGCTGGGCCAGCCGCTGTTTGACCGGATCGGCAAGAAAATCTCCCTAACCGATGCCGGACGCCGCCTGCTGCCGTATGCCCAGGAGATTTCCAAAATGCATTCCATGGCTGAGGAAGCGCTGCGCTTTCAAAGCGGCATCGGTGGATCGCTCAAGATCGGCGCGCCCGAATCTCTGGCGGCTTTTCGGCTGCCCGGCATTATCCGCGAATTTAGAGGGAGTTTCCCTCAGGTGGAAATGATCCTGAAGCCCGGTTACTGCTGGGAGCTGCAGGAGATGATCCGGTCGGGCGAGCTGGATCTGGCATTTCTGCTGCAGCCCGAGCGGGAAGACAGGGATCTTCATATCGAGACGCTGGTGCACGAGGAAATGGCGCTGGTCGCTCCGGTGAATCACCGCTTGGCCCATCGTTCCAAGACCCAGCCGTCTGATCTCAAGGAGGAGACGATTCTCCATACCGAGACGGGCTGTTCGTACCGGCTGCTGTTCGAGCAGCATTTGAATGCGCATGGAGTATACCCGGACCCCAAGCTGGAGTTCTGGAGCATCGAAGCGATCAAGCAGTGCGTCATGGCCGGTCTGGGCATTTCTTTTTTGCCGCTTGTTACGGTACAGAAAGAGCTTGCTGAAGGCACAATGGCGCGGCTCAACTGGGATGACGAATCCCAGCGGGTGGCGACTCAGGTTGCCTATCACCGGAAGAAATGGAAATCCCCTGCGCTGGATGCGTTTATGGAAACGGTGCGGCAGCATGCCGTAGGGTGGCAGGGTCAAGGCGTTCACGGTTAA
- a CDS encoding outer membrane protein assembly factor BamB family protein, translated as MKKTAYILNALLAAALLTTSDGLYGHIAAADTANENISSVSNAADSATPVLKPLWKAKTNETRLYDKQAPVSNGLVYYAASGKLMAADLATGRVKWSIPGGQYPEVITNNSVFYITGRGYLVRADARNGKVIWKMKGINTISEVGAHAALVRGTLIYFNENGGLAAYNPSNGKKKWENTALPMYAGSVIGQYDGVLIVSSSVDNYQTQFFGLDPASGKKLWRTAGVYSFLAYRNGQLMMRRQPDLSTVTGGVAVPGYLVTLVQLSPRTGKITRTENYSPLHDIRRLGNSHTAIVGPYLYTADGNLDKNEAFLRRYTLGQDSNAKPVSYEQYGKWLAGPENGAAFFSQGTKLIGVKLSNLITVSYGSFPSPVARVQAIGRGVFASLDNGDFYWIEAETGKRFGRIATNAAEIGSAYTVNSILLIQTNAGLIAALPKSLK; from the coding sequence TTGAAAAAAACAGCTTATATTCTGAACGCACTGCTCGCCGCAGCCCTGCTTACCACCAGTGACGGTCTTTACGGACACATCGCCGCGGCGGATACCGCAAATGAAAATATCTCTTCTGTTTCAAATGCGGCCGACTCCGCAACTCCTGTTCTCAAGCCGCTCTGGAAGGCAAAAACAAACGAAACCAGACTTTATGATAAGCAGGCCCCCGTGTCGAATGGCCTTGTGTATTATGCTGCAAGCGGCAAGCTTATGGCGGCCGATCTCGCGACAGGCAGGGTGAAATGGTCCATCCCGGGAGGACAGTACCCCGAAGTTATAACCAACAACTCCGTCTTTTACATCACAGGCAGAGGTTATCTGGTGCGGGCGGATGCCCGAAACGGAAAGGTTATTTGGAAAATGAAAGGGATCAATACTATTTCAGAGGTCGGTGCGCATGCAGCACTTGTAAGGGGGACCTTGATTTATTTTAACGAAAACGGCGGACTCGCTGCCTACAATCCTTCTAACGGCAAGAAAAAATGGGAGAACACAGCGTTGCCCATGTACGCAGGCTCCGTGATCGGCCAATACGACGGCGTACTCATCGTGTCCAGTTCGGTCGATAATTACCAGACGCAATTTTTCGGCCTTGATCCCGCTTCCGGCAAAAAACTCTGGAGGACTGCGGGAGTTTACTCCTTCCTCGCCTACCGGAACGGACAACTTATGATGCGCCGGCAGCCAGACCTTTCAACAGTTACCGGCGGAGTGGCGGTTCCTGGTTATTTGGTCACTTTGGTTCAGTTGAGTCCCCGAACCGGAAAGATAACCAGAACGGAGAACTACAGTCCTCTTCATGATATACGCCGACTCGGCAACAGCCATACCGCTATTGTAGGCCCCTATCTCTATACCGCCGACGGTAATCTCGACAAGAACGAAGCCTTCCTTCGCCGCTATACTTTGGGCCAAGACAGCAATGCCAAACCTGTCAGTTATGAACAGTATGGAAAATGGTTGGCCGGTCCGGAAAACGGTGCGGCCTTCTTTTCACAGGGAACCAAATTGATCGGTGTCAAACTCAGTAATCTTATTACAGTTTCCTACGGAAGCTTTCCCAGTCCCGTTGCTCGTGTTCAAGCCATAGGCAGGGGCGTGTTCGCCAGTTTGGACAACGGAGACTTTTACTGGATCGAGGCGGAGACGGGCAAAAGGTTCGGACGTATCGCAACGAACGCCGCCGAGATCGGCAGCGCCTATACGGTCAATAGCATACTGCTCATTCAGACAAACGCGGGATTAATCGCCGCCCTTCCGAAATCACTAAAATAG
- a CDS encoding DUF4825 domain-containing protein, whose amino-acid sequence MRTRNRIIICLIVVGLALFGVVQGIVIPQIEHTKKQYMEDQQNPLRHDIENALQFKSKYMGDNSNLINLFNSLPLNNVGMSFRLIPDKLTAEINYKSNVTDIGEDQVNKALIYNATAAFALIDNLEAMNFNFIGTSYKVSRNDVASWYGVKLSTLLKKDVWEKMVQNKLEDNEYVLDFIKKF is encoded by the coding sequence ATGAGAACCAGGAATAGAATAATAATTTGTTTAATCGTTGTGGGATTAGCCTTATTTGGAGTGGTACAGGGTATTGTCATACCCCAAATAGAACATACTAAAAAGCAATATATGGAGGATCAGCAAAATCCACTTAGGCACGATATTGAAAATGCATTACAATTCAAATCTAAGTATATGGGTGATAACTCTAATTTAATTAATCTATTCAATTCATTGCCATTAAACAATGTGGGAATGTCATTCCGGTTGATTCCAGATAAACTAACGGCAGAGATAAACTATAAATCCAATGTAACGGATATTGGTGAAGATCAGGTCAATAAAGCATTAATATACAATGCAACAGCTGCATTTGCATTAATTGACAATTTGGAAGCCATGAACTTTAACTTTATTGGAACGTCATATAAGGTTTCGCGAAATGATGTTGCAAGTTGGTATGGTGTAAAATTGTCGACGTTATTAAAAAAGGATGTTTGGGAAAAGATGGTTCAGAATAAGCTTGAGGACAATGAGTATGTACTCGACTTCATAAAAAAATTCTGA
- a CDS encoding permease prefix domain 1-containing protein, giving the protein MKHLQNYVDQLFKEHKDNKQTRELKDEILSNLEAKVADLTANGMDYTQAVKVATENIDSVELLIDGNTRVYTNRYRIEFLQVALLYFLIAWVITIPLRLVGMGILLNFFLLIVVFAVGILFFVLNSKKESHYWGKTSIYNINTVMRYRKIAWLIWGLFVTVSILGNTAVEFGSNIWFGRAINITGPYQFAVLVIRYVLPFVSIIIPLLFPAALKLIRKYEVGEHHENQE; this is encoded by the coding sequence ATGAAACATTTACAAAATTATGTTGATCAATTATTTAAGGAACATAAAGACAACAAACAGACGAGAGAGTTGAAAGATGAAATCCTAAGTAATCTTGAAGCTAAAGTTGCTGATCTCACAGCCAATGGCATGGATTATACACAAGCAGTAAAAGTAGCTACTGAAAATATCGACAGCGTAGAGTTATTAATCGACGGTAACACAAGAGTCTATACAAACAGGTATCGGATCGAATTTTTACAAGTCGCATTGTTATATTTCCTAATCGCATGGGTTATAACCATACCCCTCAGATTAGTGGGAATGGGAATTCTTCTCAACTTCTTTCTGCTGATAGTCGTATTTGCAGTGGGCATCTTATTCTTCGTATTAAATTCAAAAAAGGAAAGCCACTATTGGGGTAAGACATCCATCTATAACATTAATACTGTCATGCGCTATAGAAAAATTGCTTGGCTCATTTGGGGCTTGTTTGTTACGGTGTCCATACTTGGTAATACGGCAGTAGAATTTGGCAGTAACATTTGGTTTGGGAGAGCGATAAATATCACTGGGCCTTATCAATTCGCCGTGTTGGTAATCAGATATGTATTGCCGTTTGTTTCTATCATCATACCATTGCTTTTCCCTGCGGCTTTGAAACTAATTCGTAAATATGAGGTGGGCGAGCATCATGAGAACCAGGAATAG
- a CDS encoding PadR family transcriptional regulator has protein sequence MNENRISSELIRGNIDTIILRVLCDGDSYGYEIIKTILKKSNGKYELKEPSLYTSLKRLESNKFIQSYWGDESQGGRRKYYKVTDAGKDTFHRNFADWKIARELIDKLIR, from the coding sequence GTGAATGAAAACAGAATAAGCAGCGAATTAATTCGCGGCAATATCGACACTATTATTCTTCGTGTTTTATGTGATGGAGATAGCTATGGTTATGAAATCATCAAGACAATCTTGAAAAAAAGTAACGGAAAATACGAATTAAAGGAACCTTCTTTATACACAAGTCTAAAAAGGCTTGAGTCTAACAAATTTATCCAATCTTACTGGGGTGATGAGAGCCAAGGCGGCAGACGGAAATATTATAAAGTGACAGATGCAGGTAAGGATACTTTTCACCGCAACTTTGCGGATTGGAAAATAGCCAGAGAATTAATCGACAAATTAATTAGATAG
- a CDS encoding ketoacyl-ACP synthase III, translated as MTGARITAIGTYVPEKRLTNFDLERMVDTNNEWIIQRTGIEERRISRPDEYTSDLCVAAVKNLIQRFNKTVEDVDMVIVATSTPDFSFPSVSSLVQEQLHIAQTGAMDLSAACSGFVYALHTAHSMISSGLHGKILVIGADTMSKITDYTDRSTCILFGDGAGAVLIERDDQFNSFIGYHMGSDGSGAHHVYRANLANKVNDIELIDTRSLVQNGREVFRWVVRNIPNGIKEILNKTEMTIDEVDWFIPHSANLRIIEPICEKIGHPMEKTLYSLVNFGNTSAATIPLSLDLGIREGKVKNGDRILMYGFGAGLTHAGQLLRLKLDEQVMVPEPL; from the coding sequence ATGACAGGAGCAAGAATAACCGCGATAGGGACTTATGTGCCCGAAAAGAGATTAACCAATTTTGATTTGGAGCGTATGGTTGATACGAATAACGAATGGATTATTCAAAGAACCGGCATTGAAGAACGCAGAATTAGCCGTCCTGATGAATATACCAGTGATTTATGTGTAGCCGCCGTAAAAAATTTGATTCAGAGATTCAATAAAACGGTTGAAGATGTGGATATGGTTATAGTAGCGACCAGCACTCCGGATTTTTCGTTTCCGTCGGTTTCCAGCCTTGTGCAGGAGCAATTACATATCGCCCAGACAGGGGCAATGGATTTAAGTGCGGCATGCTCCGGATTTGTATATGCTTTGCATACGGCACACAGTATGATTTCATCTGGGCTTCACGGCAAAATACTGGTCATCGGCGCAGATACAATGTCTAAAATAACAGATTACACCGATCGAAGCACCTGTATTTTATTTGGTGACGGGGCCGGTGCCGTGCTGATCGAAAGGGATGACCAATTTAATAGCTTCATTGGATATCATATGGGGAGTGACGGGAGTGGAGCGCATCATGTGTATCGGGCCAATCTAGCGAACAAAGTAAATGACATTGAATTGATCGATACAAGAAGCCTTGTCCAAAATGGCCGAGAAGTTTTTCGATGGGTGGTTAGAAATATTCCCAATGGTATTAAAGAAATTTTGAATAAAACGGAAATGACTATAGACGAAGTGGATTGGTTTATCCCTCATAGCGCCAACTTGCGGATCATCGAGCCGATCTGTGAAAAAATTGGACACCCGATGGAAAAGACGCTGTACAGCTTGGTCAACTTCGGGAATACTTCGGCTGCGACCATTCCTTTATCTCTCGACCTCGGCATTCGCGAAGGGAAAGTTAAAAATGGGGATCGGATTCTTATGTATGGTTTTGGTGCGGGTTTGACACATGCCGGGCAGCTTTTACGGCTGAAATTAGATGAACAAGTTATGGTACCGGAGCCTTTGTGA
- a CDS encoding S8 family serine peptidase, with translation MKKIILSAAILILILTATFNSVNAASAQAEERVIVLFKDKVDKELIANNGGKINRELRNLPAISISVPSVALQGLSRNPNIELIEKDSIVKVEGQVSDWGIDDVKAPVAWSSGYTGTGVKIAVVDTGISLSHSDLSVAGGASFVAYTNSYNDDNGHGTHVSGIIGARNNDIGTIGVAPDSDLYAVKVLDSSGSGYLSDVIAGIDWAISNQMDIINLSLGSSTDSPTLHQAVDKAYNNGTLVVAAAGNSGLINGNGDTVEYPAKYDSAIAVAAVDSSNNRASFSSTGPKVEVSAPGVSIYSTYLNNSYTRMSGTSMATPYTTGILALLKQQNPALTNIELRDKLDQYVVDLGAAGRDTLTGYGLIQAQAQPVESIKTVMSVTTDKDSYLKGETVTVEATVKDSNLNALNGATVNLTITSPSGSQTNAVQTTDSSGAVVFNIATNKKTKTGTYKINVQSSLSGYSSSNATTQYRIE, from the coding sequence ATGAAGAAAATTATTTTGTCAGCAGCAATCCTGATCCTTATTCTCACAGCAACTTTCAATTCAGTAAATGCCGCATCCGCACAAGCCGAGGAAAGAGTAATCGTTTTGTTCAAAGACAAAGTTGACAAGGAATTGATTGCAAACAATGGAGGGAAAATCAACAGAGAACTAAGGAACTTACCGGCCATATCCATCAGTGTCCCTTCAGTCGCTTTACAAGGGCTTTCCAGAAATCCGAATATTGAACTTATTGAGAAAGATTCAATAGTGAAGGTAGAAGGGCAAGTTTCGGATTGGGGAATTGATGATGTAAAAGCACCCGTTGCATGGAGTTCAGGTTACACTGGAACGGGGGTGAAAATCGCTGTAGTTGATACAGGAATATCACTTAGCCATTCGGATCTTTCAGTAGCAGGAGGAGCTTCTTTTGTGGCCTATACAAATTCCTATAATGATGACAATGGTCACGGTACCCATGTATCCGGAATCATTGGCGCCCGAAATAATGATATTGGAACCATTGGCGTAGCCCCTGACTCTGATCTGTACGCAGTGAAAGTGCTTGATTCCAGCGGAAGCGGCTATCTCTCGGATGTAATAGCGGGGATTGACTGGGCTATCTCAAACCAAATGGATATTATTAATTTAAGCTTAGGAAGTTCAACCGATTCTCCTACATTACACCAGGCAGTAGACAAGGCCTATAACAACGGTACCTTGGTTGTTGCTGCAGCCGGAAACAGCGGTTTGATTAACGGCAACGGCGATACGGTTGAATATCCCGCAAAATACGATTCCGCTATTGCAGTTGCCGCAGTAGATTCATCTAATAATCGTGCCAGCTTTTCGTCAACGGGTCCAAAAGTTGAAGTGTCAGCACCAGGAGTTTCCATCTACTCCACGTATTTGAATAATAGTTATACAAGAATGTCAGGCACATCAATGGCTACTCCTTATACTACGGGTATACTTGCCCTTCTAAAACAGCAGAATCCTGCTCTGACCAATATTGAACTTCGGGACAAGCTTGATCAATACGTCGTGGATCTCGGGGCTGCTGGGCGTGATACTCTTACAGGATACGGATTAATTCAGGCCCAAGCTCAACCAGTTGAATCTATCAAGACAGTTATGAGCGTTACTACAGATAAAGATTCTTACTTAAAAGGAGAAACCGTTACTGTAGAAGCTACAGTTAAGGACTCCAATTTAAATGCTTTGAACGGGGCAACTGTAAACTTAACGATTACCTCACCAAGTGGAAGCCAAACTAATGCAGTTCAGACCACCGATTCTAGCGGGGCAGTTGTATTCAATATAGCTACGAATAAAAAAACTAAGACAGGAACCTACAAAATTAATGTTCAATCATCCTTATCCGGTTACTCAAGCAGTAATGCAACCACGCAATATCGTATAGAATAG
- a CDS encoding helix-turn-helix transcriptional regulator: protein MRLHRLVAILLLLESRGKLKAKELAEALETSVRSIYRDVDTLAEAGVPIVSVPGPAGGLSLMEGYTVDLKSLHNDDVVHLYLTGLGIYSGAGTESGHKLRSALLKLEKTLPDEYKPDLLKAKSRFYFDDTPWWRERLDAPCLETVRAALWKSHKLTIHYRKPGGELYIRNVRPYGLVVKQGEWYLAAYCEAAEEVRTFKCERISAAEPLEEKLEIPADFALEHYWKGSNKSFKRSRQEREYYPVVLRTKEPSVNLRNKLEILNISWEQDEALLTVNMYGYEAACRDVMELIGCAEVIAPEELRKFIKVKLDDLRTLYAD, encoded by the coding sequence ATGAGGCTCCATCGGCTGGTTGCGATATTATTGCTGCTGGAATCAAGGGGTAAGCTGAAAGCAAAAGAGCTGGCGGAAGCGCTGGAAACCTCCGTCCGTTCGATTTACCGCGATGTGGATACGCTGGCTGAAGCCGGTGTTCCGATTGTCAGCGTTCCGGGTCCCGCCGGTGGTCTTTCGCTGATGGAAGGGTATACGGTTGATTTAAAAAGTCTACATAATGATGACGTTGTTCATCTGTATCTAACGGGACTCGGCATATATTCCGGCGCGGGAACCGAATCAGGACATAAGCTCCGAAGCGCACTGCTGAAGCTTGAAAAGACACTGCCGGATGAGTACAAACCGGATTTGCTTAAGGCTAAGTCCCGGTTTTATTTTGACGATACGCCCTGGTGGCGCGAGCGCCTCGATGCTCCCTGCTTGGAAACGGTTCGTGCCGCGCTTTGGAAATCGCATAAGCTGACCATCCATTACCGTAAACCGGGAGGGGAGTTGTACATCCGGAACGTGCGGCCCTACGGGCTGGTGGTGAAGCAGGGGGAATGGTATCTGGCTGCGTACTGCGAAGCGGCGGAGGAAGTCCGGACGTTTAAATGCGAGCGGATTTCAGCGGCAGAACCATTAGAGGAAAAGTTAGAAATTCCAGCAGATTTCGCATTGGAACATTATTGGAAAGGGAGCAATAAGTCTTTTAAGCGGTCGAGGCAAGAGAGGGAGTATTATCCGGTGGTTCTCAGGACGAAAGAGCCAAGCGTGAATTTGCGGAACAAACTTGAGATTCTAAATATTTCCTGGGAACAGGATGAGGCCCTGCTTACGGTGAATATGTATGGTTATGAAGCCGCCTGCCGCGACGTCATGGAACTGATCGGCTGCGCCGAGGTCATTGCGCCGGAGGAGCTTAGGAAATTTATCAAAGTCAAGCTGGATGATCTTCGTACTCTGTATGCGGATTGA
- a CDS encoding Gfo/Idh/MocA family protein: MNVAVLGTGFGAYHASLLKSMNLCERLVVFGRNPDKLEQLEKELNVEIARDIGEILRDPDIDVIDLCLPSSLHCEIAVKALEHGKHVFCETPVCCSMEEAAAMLIAERRCGSRVLVNRFIHFDPAYAYLRESCLKGTYGKLLSLTLKRETPPIWGDLGLESLPVNLMIHELDFISGIMDCPELVSAWGAEYEDKRQSLVRAFFREGSTFAEVISSSGMPDEYPFTAFYEAYFESAKLVFHESDRNGRSEPLLIEYSASGEQRLVLEEANPYAKSLEHALQCFGQKSDSLLSLEGAAKSMESALKIRRQIKQK; the protein is encoded by the coding sequence ATGAATGTAGCCGTTCTCGGAACAGGATTTGGAGCATATCATGCCAGCCTGCTGAAGTCGATGAATTTGTGTGAACGATTGGTCGTGTTCGGCAGGAACCCTGACAAGCTGGAGCAACTGGAGAAGGAGCTAAATGTAGAGATTGCCCGGGATATCGGCGAAATTTTGCGCGATCCGGACATTGATGTCATCGATTTATGCCTGCCTTCCTCTCTTCACTGCGAGATTGCGGTCAAGGCGCTTGAGCATGGAAAGCATGTGTTCTGCGAAACGCCCGTGTGCTGCTCTATGGAAGAGGCTGCGGCCATGCTGATTGCTGAAAGGCGCTGCGGCTCAAGAGTCCTCGTTAACCGTTTTATCCATTTTGACCCGGCTTACGCCTATTTACGCGAATCCTGCCTAAAGGGTACATACGGCAAGCTGCTGTCCCTCACCTTGAAAAGGGAAACGCCGCCGATCTGGGGCGACCTCGGTTTGGAGTCCCTCCCCGTCAATCTCATGATTCATGAGCTGGATTTTATTAGCGGAATTATGGATTGTCCTGAGTTAGTATCCGCCTGGGGAGCGGAATATGAGGACAAACGGCAGTCGCTGGTTCGGGCGTTCTTCCGGGAGGGAAGCACTTTTGCTGAGGTCATTTCTTCCTCGGGAATGCCTGATGAGTATCCGTTTACTGCCTTTTATGAAGCGTATTTCGAATCCGCCAAGCTGGTCTTTCACGAGAGTGACCGGAACGGCCGCTCCGAACCTCTGTTGATCGAGTACAGCGCCTCCGGAGAGCAGCGCCTTGTGCTGGAAGAGGCCAACCCTTACGCCAAAAGCCTGGAACACGCGCTGCAATGTTTCGGGCAGAAGAGCGATTCGCTCCTTTCTTTGGAGGGAGCCGCCAAGTCAATGGAGAGCGCGCTTAAAATTCGGCGACAAATAAAGCAAAAGTAG